The following coding sequences are from one Spea bombifrons isolate aSpeBom1 chromosome 13, aSpeBom1.2.pri, whole genome shotgun sequence window:
- the MRPS7 gene encoding 28S ribosomal protein S7, mitochondrial, whose product MAVPCGRLFVARIRAGLSSLILVRGSRYSPLYLDPETNKDHYSRPLEELSEDVRAERELKSVRPIKASPVDVTSSVFADPTIGKFTNMMMKGGDKILSRSVMNKTLEEIKRVQLEKYYKASDEEKKDIECNPYTIFHQALNNCQPVIGLTGILRGGKSYQVPTPLSENRRRFLAMKWIITECRENKHRRTLMYEKLSQALIEAFHGEGQVIKKKHELHKMAEANRAFAHFRWW is encoded by the exons ATGGCGGTGCCCTGTGGTAGATTGTTCGTTGCCCGAATTCGAGCTGGTCTTTCAAg TCTGATCCTCGTGAGAGGCAGCCGGTACAGCCCTTTGTATCTGGATCCAGAAACAAACAAAGATCACTACAGCCGGCCTTTGGAGGAATTAAGTGAGGATGTGCGTGCAGAACGGGAACTGAAATCGGTCAGACCTATCAAGGCATCTCCAGTAGACGTGACCAGTTCTGTCTTCGCAGACCCAACCATCGG AAAATTCACCAATATGATGATGAAAGGAGGTGATAAGATTCTATCTCGATCTGTAATGAACAAG ACTTTGGAAGAGATAAAAAGAGTCCAGTTGGAGAAATATTACAAAGCTTCAGACGAGGAGAAGAAAGACATAGAATGTAACCCATACACTATCTTCCACCAAGCACTGAACAACTGTCAGCCAGTTATTGGTCTAACAGGCATTTTAAGAGGAGGAAAGTCATATCAg gtCCCTACACCTTTGTCAGAAAATAGACGCCGATTCCTAGCAATGAAATGGATAATTACGGAATGCCGTGAGAACAAACACCGCCGTACACTAATGTATGAGAAGCTTTCCCAAGCTCTGATAGAAGCTTTTCATGGGGAAGGTCAAGTGATCAAAAAAAAGCATGAGCTACATAAGATGGCAGAGGCAAACAGAGCATTTGCTCACTTCCGTTGGTGGTAG